The segment TATCATATTCCTGAAATCACTTTAACAAATATGCATCCTAGCAATCTTCCTATTTGGCCACTTATGTTTATAACTATAGCTTGTGGAGCTATTTCAGGTTTCCATTCTACCCAGTCTCCACTTATGGCAAGATGCATAACTAATGAAAAGCAAGGAAGAAAAATATTTTACGGAGCAATGATAGCTGAGGGAATAGTTGCTTTAATCTGGGCAGCTGCTGCAATGACTTTCTTTGGAGGAACAGCAGAACTTGCAAAAGCTATGAGTGAAAATGGTGGGGCTGCTTATGTTGTTAACATAATATCAAACACATTACTTGGAAAAGTCGGTGGCGTGCTTGCTATACTTGGAGTCGTGGCTTGTCCAGTAACTTCAGGGGATACAGCCTTCAGAAGTGCCAGACTTACTATAGCTGATATGTTAGGGTATAAACAAGGAGCTATTAAAAACAGATTAGTTATAAGTATTCCATTGTTCCTTATAGGATTTGTATTAACAACAATTAATTTTGATATAATTTGGAGATATTTTGCATGGTCTAATCAAACTTTAGCAATGGTTGTTCTTTGGACAGCTGCAATGTACCTTGCATTAAGGAAAAAAGCACACTGGATTGCTACAGTACCTGCAACTTTTATGACAGCAGTTTCTATTACTTATATTTTAGTAGCACCAGAAGGTTTTAAATTAGCTCACAGTATTGGATATCCTATAGGAATTGCAGTAGCTTTTGCAGCCTTAATAGTATTCTTAATAAGCGCAAAGAGCAGAGTAAAAACTGAAAACACTATAGAATAACAATTAAGTTTAGAGTATATTTTAAGATTTATATAAGAAAAGGAACTGAGCACATGTTTTTGTGTTACAGTTCCTTTTTTAGATTTAAATGCTTTGGTAAAATTAAAAGTTAAGCTAATTCAAGGGCAACTTCCATCATTTTTGTGAAAGTAGTTTGTCTTTCTTTTGCAGTAGTTTCTTCTCCAGTTATTACGTTATCGCTTACAGTTAATATAGAAAGAGCGTTAACATTGTATTTAGCAGCTAGAGAATATAAGGCAGTTGATTCCATCTCTATAGCTAAAACGCCGTATTTAATCCACATGTCTAGTGAATTTGGAGTGTCATCATAGAATAAATCACTTGTTAAAATATTTCCTACTTTAGGGCTTATGCCTTTATTTTTGCATGCTTCATAAGCTTTATTTAAAAGTTCAAAGCTAGCTATAGGTGCAAAATCCATTCCGTTAAAGCGTCTTCTATTTATTCCTGAAGTTGTGCAAGATCCCATGGCAAGAATTAAATCTCTAACCTTAATATCCTTTTGTATAGCACCGCAAGTACCAACTCTTATTAGATTTTTAACACCATAGTTTTCTATAAGTTCATTTGCATATATTGATATAGAGGGTACGCCCATACCTGTTCCTTGAACTGAAACTTTCTTACCTTTATAAGTTCCTGTAAATCCAAGCATACCACGAACTTCGTTATAGCAGATAACGTCTTCTAGAAAATTGTCAGCTATGTATTTTGCTCTCAATGGATCTCCTGGTAATAATATAGTTTCTGCTATTAGACCTTCTTTTGCAGCAATATGTGTACTCATTTTGAATCCTCCCTAATTGTTTTTTATTAAATGAAATTATATAAATTAGAAGTAATTTATATGGTCTCTAATATAATATATTACATGAAAATGCAAGTAAAAGAAATAGATAAGAGCCTAATTGTATTCAATATTCTTGCCTTTTAGATAATAAAATCTTATTAAGCTTATAAATTGCAGATATACCTATTAAAATGCCTAAACTATCAATTAATACATCAGTAAACTGTCCACTTCGTCCCAAAATAAAAGTTTGATGAAATTCGTCACTACAGGCATATAAAACACTTAAAAAAAGGTGTATATTAAAGTCTTTTTTTTACTAAAATCAAAAGATAAGGCTTTAAAAAGAAGAATGGATAAAATCATGTATTCTGTTATATGACCAATTTTTCTGATTATGTAATTTGTTGATTTTCCAATAAAAGTATTTAAGTTTAGGCCTAGGGTATTTAATATATCAATTGCAAACCTGCTTTTAGCATCAGAAATATTTGCAGGTTCAGAGGAAAATTTAAATATCACTATCATCCATATTAAAACAGCACAATAACTAATAAATTTTTTTATAAAATGTTTTTTTCATGATTGCCTCCTTGTAATTTAACAAAATTGATAAAATAACATATTATATTATAGGGAAAAAGATATGCAAATATCAAGAGTTAATAGAGTTTTAAATCAAATTTAAAAGAAGGAGAAGATATGAAAAAAATAAGAGATTTTAAAATAGGAAGTAAAATAATAGTTAGTTTTTTATTGATATCTCTTATGTTTATTTCCACAAGTGTAATAAGTTCAAAGGGAATAAGGACACTTAGTGTTAAAAATCTAGAGTTCAAAGAAGAAAGTATAGAAAATATTAAGTTAATCAACAAAATAACTAAAAATTATAATGATGAAAGAAGTTTAATTAAAGAGTGTATTCAAGGTAATAGCTATATAAAAATAGATGAGTGTATAAATTTAAGTAATAGTACAAGCTTAGGAATAAAGGAAGATCTAAATAAATTACAGAATAATGTTACTGATTCTAATTTTCAATTAGAGTTGTCAAATTTAAAGATTTCCTTAGATGAATATTCAAAGTTTATAGAGGATCAAATTAAAATCAGAGTAAGTAATAACAAGGATTTCTCTATAGAAAACTTTAATAATCAGGAGGACAAGCTTTCTAATAATGTAATTTCAAATATAGATAAATTTCATGAAGAACTGATAAGTATATCTAACGAAGAAATTAAATCAAGCAAAGAGTTGGCAAATAAATTGAGGACAAAAATTTTGATTTCTTTGAGTGTTGGTATAATAATGTCTACGGCATTATTAACCTATACCTTAATATATCTAATTAAAAATTTAAGAAAAGGAGTTGATTTTGCAAAGACTATTAGTAGTGGTGATTTAACTTCCAAAATCAATGTTAAGTCTAAAGATGAAATAGGTTTGCTTGCAACCTCCTTAAATCTAGCAATGGACAATACTAGAAAATTAGTTAAAAATATAATTGAAAGTATTGATGAAAGCAGTAGTTTTAGTGAAGAGCTTGCAGCAGCTGTTGAAGAAATATTTTCTAAAGTAGAAATTATAAGCACATCAGTAAATGAAGTAGTTAGAAATATTGAAAATACTTCTAAAGCTGCAGATGAAGCAAATTCAAGTGCAACAGGAATTGAGGAGAATTTAGGAAAGTTATTTAATGATTCTAAATCCGCTAGCATAACTTCCAAAGAAATATTTGGTAGGGCAACTGAAGTAAAAAGTAAAGCAGAAGAATCTAAGGTACAAGCTATAAGTTTATACAAGGAAAAACAAAATAAAGTAATTCAATCTATTGAAGATGGAAAGATTGTAGACAAAATAAGAACCATGTCTGAAGTAATAGGCGATATTGCAAAGCAGACAAATTTATTATCTTTAAATGCAGCTATTGAAGCTGCTAAAGCTGGAGAGCAAGGTAAAGGATTTAATGTTGTTGCAGTAGAAGTAAAAAATCTAGCGGAACAATCAGCAAGAGCTGTATCTGAAATAAAAAATTTAGTGGAGAAAGTTGAAAATGCCTTTAAAAATCTAAGTGAAGATGCAAATAGCATGTTGAATTTTATTAACAACAAGGTAGTAGGCGATTATGATATGCTTGTAGATGTTGGGGTTGAGTATGAAAAAGACGCCCAAACTGTAAAAAATATTGCAGATAATATTAAAAATAGTACCGAAAAAATGATTGAATCAGTAAAAAAAGTTTCTAGAGCTATTGAAAAAACAAATACAGCATCAGTAAAAATAAATGGTGAGGCTCAGGAAATACTAAGTAGTATTAATGAAACTGCAGAGGCTATAGAAGAAATTGCTAAAGGCTCAGAAAAGCAAGTCAATTTAGCGGACAACATGAAAGAAAGAATAAGAAAATTTAAAATTTAAATAATCAAAAGGGGAAAACTTAAGTTTTCCCCTTTTGATTTAAGTGATAGTTTAGTCAATTCCTAAACTATCATAAGTAGATGCTGCAAAATTAAAATCCTCTTCCTTAGTAATTTCAGCATAGCTGTCTTCTGATATACCAGGGTAATAATATAAAATATATTTTTCCTTTGTCCTTGAATTTTTTATGACTATATATCTAGTATCCATTTTTAGGGTTTGTATTATGGCTAGAACATAGTATATGTCATCTTCATTTGTATCTTCATTTAAAAGGTTTAAAGTTCTATTTTCAAGAGATACATTGGTTTTAGTATGGTCGCAGGAATATATTCTACTTCCCTTAGTGCATCTTTTACAACTGTCAAAACCACAGTTTCTAGTGCAATTTAAGCATTTACATTTACTGCAGCATTCAAGTTGCAAGAAGATTTCTTTATTCTCTTTTTGTAGTCTTCCAATATATTTATATATTTATCTTGGTCAAAGAAACTAAGAAAGCTTTTTCTTTTTTATCTAACTTAATTGAGTCTAAAAGTTCAATATATTTTTTTAAAATAGGAACTCTAGTGTAATATTTACGTTCCTTTAGTGAATCTTCGCTTAGTAACTCGCTTACACTGTTTATTGCAAATTCAATATCTGAAAATAAAGAACCATATTTGGATTTTTCTATTTGTATGAAATCATCTAGTTTGCCCATATTTATCACCTATCACATTATTTGTTTAAATCTTCTTTGTATTTTAAG is part of the Haloimpatiens sp. FM7315 genome and harbors:
- a CDS encoding carbon starvation protein A, encoding MVSFFLSIIALIGGYFTYSVIVEKAFGADENIKTPAVRLEDGVDFVPMSSWKIFLIQFLNIAGLGPIFGAISGALWGPAAFLWIVLGSIFAGGVHDYFSGMLSVRNDGASIPEVVGKYLGSGFKNFMRIFSVVVLILVGVVFITGPAGLLAGLTPDVLNKAFWIYVIFAYYVIATIVPIDKLIGKIYPLFGVVLLVMAFGVSCGIIFKGYHIPEITLTNMHPSNLPIWPLMFITIACGAISGFHSTQSPLMARCITNEKQGRKIFYGAMIAEGIVALIWAAAAMTFFGGTAELAKAMSENGGAAYVVNIISNTLLGKVGGVLAILGVVACPVTSGDTAFRSARLTIADMLGYKQGAIKNRLVISIPLFLIGFVLTTINFDIIWRYFAWSNQTLAMVVLWTAAMYLALRKKAHWIATVPATFMTAVSITYILVAPEGFKLAHSIGYPIGIAVAFAALIVFLISAKSRVKTENTIE
- a CDS encoding methyl-accepting chemotaxis protein, producing MKKIRDFKIGSKIIVSFLLISLMFISTSVISSKGIRTLSVKNLEFKEESIENIKLINKITKNYNDERSLIKECIQGNSYIKIDECINLSNSTSLGIKEDLNKLQNNVTDSNFQLELSNLKISLDEYSKFIEDQIKIRVSNNKDFSIENFNNQEDKLSNNVISNIDKFHEELISISNEEIKSSKELANKLRTKILISLSVGIIMSTALLTYTLIYLIKNLRKGVDFAKTISSGDLTSKINVKSKDEIGLLATSLNLAMDNTRKLVKNIIESIDESSSFSEELAAAVEEIFSKVEIISTSVNEVVRNIENTSKAADEANSSATGIEENLGKLFNDSKSASITSKEIFGRATEVKSKAEESKVQAISLYKEKQNKVIQSIEDGKIVDKIRTMSEVIGDIAKQTNLLSLNAAIEAAKAGEQGKGFNVVAVEVKNLAEQSARAVSEIKNLVEKVENAFKNLSEDANSMLNFINNKVVGDYDMLVDVGVEYEKDAQTVKNIADNIKNSTEKMIESVKKVSRAIEKTNTASVKINGEAQEILSSINETAEAIEEIAKGSEKQVNLADNMKERIRKFKI
- the deoD gene encoding purine-nucleoside phosphorylase, which encodes MSTHIAAKEGLIAETILLPGDPLRAKYIADNFLEDVICYNEVRGMLGFTGTYKGKKVSVQGTGMGVPSISIYANELIENYGVKNLIRVGTCGAIQKDIKVRDLILAMGSCTTSGINRRRFNGMDFAPIASFELLNKAYEACKNKGISPKVGNILTSDLFYDDTPNSLDMWIKYGVLAIEMESTALYSLAAKYNVNALSILTVSDNVITGEETTAKERQTTFTKMMEVALELA